TCCTCCACCCAGCTGCAACTCACTGCCGCCCACGCCCACCAGTCCCACGCCGTTCATGCCCATGCGCTTCTGGCCCAGCCGCAGGCTCAGCAAGCGCCGGACGGCCTGCACACTCTGCATCGATGAGGTGGTCAGCTGGCCGTTATTGACCGGTGTCAGACGACGCAGACGACTGCGCAGCACATCGGGGTCGGTGCTTTCTGCCAGACTGGAAGCGACCTCCTGCAGGGGTTCACAGTCAGTCACGATCAGCACCGCGCAGGCCTGTGCTGCGGCCCCCGACGCCGAGTCACAGTCAATGCCGACCAGTGACGGCTGCTCCGAGGCAATCTGCGCAATCAGCGCAGCAAACTCGGCAGACAGCGCCGCCAGCGCCGTGGGGTCGAGATAAACACTGCGCAGCTGATCAATGTCCATGGCCGTACCCCCGGAACTCAGGGCAATCTCGGTATAGTCAGACTGGGTAGTGTCAAAGGTCGGTACCAGCACATAGCCCTGCACCTTGGAAATCACCCCGTTGCTATCCTCGACATAGGCATAGCCGGTATCGGGGTCCGCACCGACCACCGCAATGGCGGTGTTGCCATTCTTGTCGGTGAAATGCTGACTGACCACCACATGCAGTACGGTCTTGTTAGTGGTCAGCTGACTGACGACGGACGCCTTATCGACCGTGGGGGTCAGATCAGCCGAGTCATTATCACGGTCTTCATCAGTGATCAGCAGAATGGATGATCCGGCATTGGCGCGGAATTCGTAGTTGCGATAGATGTAGTCGATGGCGCGGTAGCCGTCTTCGGTACTGCCCGAGACGGCCAGCTGTGGGGTCACCGCATCCAGTTCAGCAGAGGTTCCGAAATTACTGGCACTGTCCAGCGTGAAGTAGTGATAAAGCGCTGAGGAGGTGGTTTCACGCCCGCCCTCACTGGCCGTTGCCGTATCGGAGGGGCTGCCACCAAACCCCATCAGGCCGAACTGATTGGTGGTAATACCCTGATCATTGAGCAGCTGGTCGATATTCTTGATATAGCTGCCGATAAAATCCTGTTCACCGGACATGGAGCCCGACTCATCAATGGCCACCACCATATCGAAGGTCGACGCCGCCAGGGCGCAGGTAGACAACGCACTGCCGCAAAGAATTGCGGCAAGGGGAGTGAGTTTCATGACTGATTCCTTTGCTCGTGCCTGAATGCCGGTGCCTGTCTGCACACCTTGGCAAAAATCGTCTGGGCAGGGACAACTCACTCCTGCGGGCAGGTGGCAGGCCACCTGCCGTTACCGCCTGTATTCTTCGCTACATTTATTCTTCACTGCGTGACCCGCTCAGTCCGCTACCGGCGTTTCATTCGAGGACGTGTTGGTATTGCTGGAGCCGCTGCAACGATCGCAGGGCTCCTTCGACAGCACCTCGGGCTGACTGAGATGATCACCGCGCACCGGCAGCACGCCGGTATCCAGCATGCGCTGCACTTCCGCACTGACATCGCCCGCAGGCACCAGCCCGCGCAGCATCGGCGGTGGCACATCGAGCAGGGTCAGACGGCCGGTGTGGCGATCAATAAAGAAAAAGTGCGGACTGCTGACCACCTGCTCCTGGCTGTTGGCGCCATGCGGGCGTATCCCAATGGCACCGGAGTAGACGCCCCCCGCCAGCCCTTCCTGACTGTTGAAATCCCGCGCACAGCGCAGATCGCAGTACAGCAGCTGATAGTGGGTACCACGGATACCGATGGATGCCACCGGCGTCTCCAGCTGGTAGCTGGCCG
This Pokkaliibacter sp. MBI-7 DNA region includes the following protein-coding sequences:
- a CDS encoding FecR family protein yields the protein MTSAKHGERPVMTARSRQAAGWALQGMALASAMLLISAVSPVVAADSVGKVLLSTGQTQARAADGTVRPLARRDAVVADDTLETAADSQLQVRMIDNAIIALTPESVFQLKTYQFNAQRPQDGQAFMELVKGGMRTLSGQIGKSDPASYQLETPVASIGIRGTHYQLLYCDLRCARDFNSQEGLAGGVYSGAIGIRPHGANSQEQVVSSPHFFFIDRHTGRLTLLDVPPPMLRGLVPAGDVSAEVQRMLDTGVLPVRGDHLSQPEVLSKEPCDRCSGSSNTNTSSNETPVAD
- a CDS encoding autotransporter domain-containing protein; protein product: MKLTPLAAILCGSALSTCALAASTFDMVVAIDESGSMSGEQDFIGSYIKNIDQLLNDQGITTNQFGLMGFGGSPSDTATASEGGRETTSSALYHYFTLDSASNFGTSAELDAVTPQLAVSGSTEDGYRAIDYIYRNYEFRANAGSSILLITDEDRDNDSADLTPTVDKASVVSQLTTNKTVLHVVVSQHFTDKNGNTAIAVVGADPDTGYAYVEDSNGVISKVQGYVLVPTFDTTQSDYTEIALSSGGTAMDIDQLRSVYLDPTALAALSAEFAALIAQIASEQPSLVGIDCDSASGAAAQACAVLIVTDCEPLQEVASSLAESTDPDVLRSRLRRLTPVNNGQLTTSSMQSVQAVRRLLSLRLGQKRMGMNGVGLVGVGGSELQLGGGTGSSGGAASADASDSGMFIQGIYSRTKQGASGNADGYKSDNYSLVLGFDRYVSSRTQVGAAFGYSNADASVDNGDGSNADTYSLMAYSSYEMIPALFLETVIGYSNIKYDTSRNTGFGVANGDTHGDLWSASVGVSKDLAYGKWGLQPFVRLDYSHLKIKGYTESGSSADLSISSQSTDSVLSEVGSRILYTFNPTTQGELYLAWEHEFNDGGRSISAVFAGDPSQVLKTDIAGNPSDYARIGVGVRKDFNTNSNLTIRIEGLYGNDDYREHSLQLRYNYQF